From Fundulus heteroclitus isolate FHET01 chromosome 5, MU-UCD_Fhet_4.1, whole genome shotgun sequence, a single genomic window includes:
- the atp5md gene encoding ATP synthase membrane subunit DAPIT, mitochondrial: MGGHDAGMEHQFTGVSRFFNSQTYLGRRNCVLATYAGVAAIFLFFKLKPKKQPAVTDK, from the exons ATGGGAGGACACGACGCCGGGATGGAGCACCAGTTCACTGGGGTCTCCAGATTCTTTAACTCACAGACATACCTGGGAAGGAGGAAC tgTGTTTTGGCCACGTATGCCGGCGTTGCAGCCATCTTCCTTTTCTTCAAGCTAAAGCCCAAGAAACAACCCGCTGTCACAGACAAGTAG
- the taf5 gene encoding transcription initiation factor TFIID subunit 5 isoform X2, protein MAAVQGGMVDAKDEADIKTEPASDGFGNNHANDSRLLSESPGSSAAAGNSKPAAGAPEDQQTLLAVLQFLRKNKLSESAEILRREAGLPEEVLDPKGADSAGSGLGGSADVDGGDASALLSRVTVPAPGGAKAPTKAGEDQPDVNVVLSAYSQQGDPALYQVYYNGLKKFIESVLDCHRAELSQVFYPLFVHMYLELVYNNHESEAKAFFERFSGDQECYYEDDLRILSGLTKKEHMRGNETLLDFRTSKFVLRISRDSYQLLKRHLQERQNNQIWNIIQEHLYIDIFDGMPRSKSQIDAMSGSLAGEAKREANKAKVYYGLLKEPEIELPLDDEDEEAENEEGKPKKKKPKKDSAGSKSKKQDPNAPSQTRIPLPELKDSDKLDKIMYMKESTKRIRLGPDNLPSICFYTFLNAYQGLTAVDVTDDSSLIAGGFADSTVRVWSVTPKKLRKVKTAADLNLIDKESDDVLERIMDDKTASESKCLYGHTGPVYGISFSPDRNYLLSSSEDGSVRLWSLLTFTCLVGYKGHNYPVWDTQFSPYGYYFVSGGHDRVARLWATDHHQPLRIFAGHLADVTCSRFHPNANYVATGSSDRAIRLWDVLTGNCVRILTGHKGPVHALAFSPNGKFLASGATDGRVLLWDIGHGLMVGELKGHTDTIYSLRFSRDGEILASGSMDNTVRLWDATKAFDDLETDDFTAATGHIHLQDNSQELLLGTYMTKSTPVIHLHFTRRNLLLAAGAYNP, encoded by the exons ATGGCGGCCGTACAGGGTGGTATGGTCGACGCGAAAGACGAAGCGGACATTAAAACAGAACCGGCGAGCGATGGCTTCGGAAATAATCACGCCAACGACTCAAGACTGCTCTCCGAGTCCCCCGGCTCCAGCGCCGCGGCTGGAAACAGCAAACCGGCGGCGGGAGCCCCCGAGGACCAGCAGACCCTGCTGGCTGTCCTGCAGTTCCTCAGAAAGAACAAACTGTCAGAGTCCGCGGAAATTCTGCGTCGTGAGGCGGGATTGCcggaggaggttctggatccGAAGGGGGCTGACTCCGCCGGTTCTGGGCTGGGAGGCAGCGCGGACGTAGATGGCGGGGATGCGAGCGCTTTACTCAGCCGGGTGACCGTCCCTGCCCCCGGCGGAGCGAAGGCGCCAACCAAAG CTGGGGAGGATCAGCCGGACGTGAACGTGGTGCTGTCGGCCTACAGCCAGCAGGGAGATCCAGCTCTCTATCAGGTTTACTACAACGGTCTGAAGAAGTTCATCGAGTCGGTTCTGGACTGCCACAGAGCGGAGCTGTCGCAGGTCTTCTACCCTCTGTTTGTCCACATGTACCTGGAACTGGTCTACAACAACCACGAAAGTGAGGCCAAGGCCTTCTTTGAACG GTTCAGTGGGGACCAGGAGTGCTACTACGAAGACGACCTGCGCATTTTGTCCGGCCTGACGAAGAAGGAGCACATGCGAGGGAACGAAACTCTGCTGGACTTCCGCACCAGCAAGTTCGTCCTGCGCATCTCCCGCGACTCCTACCAGCTGCTGAAGAGGCACCTGCAGGAGCGCCAGAACAACCAGATATGGAACATAATCCAAGAGCACCTCTACATCGACATCTTCGACGGCATGCCGCGCAGCAAGAGCCAGATCGACGCCATGTCGGGCAGCTTGGCCGGAGAGGCCAAGCGAGAAGCGAACAAGGCCAAG GTTTACTACGGCCTGCTGAAGGAGCCAGAAATCGAGCTCCCCCTAGACGACGAGGACGAGGAGGCGGAGAACGAGGAGGGTAAACCCAAGAAGAAAAAGCCCAAAAAGGACAGCGCCGGCTCCAAAAGCAAGAAGCAGGATCCAAACGCTCCTTCGCAGACCAG gATACCTCTACCAGAACTCAAAGACTCGGACAAGCTGGACAAAATCATGTACATGAAGGAGTCCACCAAGAGAATCCGCTTGGGACCAGACAACCTCCCCTCCATCTGCTTCTACACTTTTCTCAACGCATACCAG gGTCTAACGGCAGTGGACGTTACGGACGACTCCAGCCTGATTGCAGGGGGCTTTGCGGACTCCACGGTGCGGGTGTGGAGCGTCACGCCCAAGAAGCTCCGCAAGGTCAAGACCGCCGCAG ACTTGAATCTGATCGACAAAGAGTCGGACGACGTGCTCGAGAGGATCATGGACGATAAGACAGCCAGCGAGTCGAAGTGCCTCTACGGGCACACCGGACCGGTGTACGGCATCAGCTTCAGCCCAGACAG AAACTACCTGTTGTCGAGCTCTGAAGACGGCAGCGTGCGGCTGTGGAGCCTTCTGACCTTCACCTGTCTGGTGGGCTACAAAGGCCACAACTACCCGGTGTGGGACACGCAGTTCTCCCCGTACGGCTACTATTTTGTCTCGGGGGGACACGACCGGGTCGCACG CTTGTGGGCGACGGACCACCACCAGCCGCTGCGGATATTCGCCGGCCACCTGGCGGACGTCACCTGCAGTCGATTCCACCCCAACGCAAACTACGTGGCCACGGGGTCGTCTGACCGCGCCATCCGCCTGTGGGACGTCCTCACCGGGAACTGCGTCCGTATCTTAACAGGCCACAAG GGTCCTGTTCACGCGCTGGCTTTCTCGCCTAATGGGAAGTTTTTGGCCTCGGGAGCCACCGACGGGAGAGTCCTTCTGTGGGACATCGGTCACGGCCTGATGGTCGGCGAGCTCAAGGGCCACACGGACACCATCTACTCCCTCAGATTCAGCAGGGACGGAGAGATCCTCGCCTCCG GTTCGATGGACAACACGGTCCGCCTGTGGGATGCCACGAAAGCCTTCGACGACCTGGAGACCGACGACTTCACCGCCGCCACGGGGCACATCCACCTGCAGGATAACTCCCAGGAGCTGTTGCTGGGCACCTACATGACAAAGTCCACGCCTGTGATACACCTTCACTTCACGCGGAGGAACCTGCTCCTGGCCGCGGGCGCTTATAACCCGTAA
- the taf5 gene encoding transcription initiation factor TFIID subunit 5 isoform X1 has protein sequence MAAVQGGMVDAKDEADIKTEPASDGFGNNHANDSRLLSESPGSSAAAGNSKPAAGAPEDQQTLLAVLQFLRKNKLSESAEILRREAGLPEEVLDPKGADSAGSGLGGSADVDGGDASALLSRVTVPAPGGAKAPTKAAGEDQPDVNVVLSAYSQQGDPALYQVYYNGLKKFIESVLDCHRAELSQVFYPLFVHMYLELVYNNHESEAKAFFERFSGDQECYYEDDLRILSGLTKKEHMRGNETLLDFRTSKFVLRISRDSYQLLKRHLQERQNNQIWNIIQEHLYIDIFDGMPRSKSQIDAMSGSLAGEAKREANKAKVYYGLLKEPEIELPLDDEDEEAENEEGKPKKKKPKKDSAGSKSKKQDPNAPSQTRIPLPELKDSDKLDKIMYMKESTKRIRLGPDNLPSICFYTFLNAYQGLTAVDVTDDSSLIAGGFADSTVRVWSVTPKKLRKVKTAADLNLIDKESDDVLERIMDDKTASESKCLYGHTGPVYGISFSPDRNYLLSSSEDGSVRLWSLLTFTCLVGYKGHNYPVWDTQFSPYGYYFVSGGHDRVARLWATDHHQPLRIFAGHLADVTCSRFHPNANYVATGSSDRAIRLWDVLTGNCVRILTGHKGPVHALAFSPNGKFLASGATDGRVLLWDIGHGLMVGELKGHTDTIYSLRFSRDGEILASGSMDNTVRLWDATKAFDDLETDDFTAATGHIHLQDNSQELLLGTYMTKSTPVIHLHFTRRNLLLAAGAYNP, from the exons ATGGCGGCCGTACAGGGTGGTATGGTCGACGCGAAAGACGAAGCGGACATTAAAACAGAACCGGCGAGCGATGGCTTCGGAAATAATCACGCCAACGACTCAAGACTGCTCTCCGAGTCCCCCGGCTCCAGCGCCGCGGCTGGAAACAGCAAACCGGCGGCGGGAGCCCCCGAGGACCAGCAGACCCTGCTGGCTGTCCTGCAGTTCCTCAGAAAGAACAAACTGTCAGAGTCCGCGGAAATTCTGCGTCGTGAGGCGGGATTGCcggaggaggttctggatccGAAGGGGGCTGACTCCGCCGGTTCTGGGCTGGGAGGCAGCGCGGACGTAGATGGCGGGGATGCGAGCGCTTTACTCAGCCGGGTGACCGTCCCTGCCCCCGGCGGAGCGAAGGCGCCAACCAAAG CAGCTGGGGAGGATCAGCCGGACGTGAACGTGGTGCTGTCGGCCTACAGCCAGCAGGGAGATCCAGCTCTCTATCAGGTTTACTACAACGGTCTGAAGAAGTTCATCGAGTCGGTTCTGGACTGCCACAGAGCGGAGCTGTCGCAGGTCTTCTACCCTCTGTTTGTCCACATGTACCTGGAACTGGTCTACAACAACCACGAAAGTGAGGCCAAGGCCTTCTTTGAACG GTTCAGTGGGGACCAGGAGTGCTACTACGAAGACGACCTGCGCATTTTGTCCGGCCTGACGAAGAAGGAGCACATGCGAGGGAACGAAACTCTGCTGGACTTCCGCACCAGCAAGTTCGTCCTGCGCATCTCCCGCGACTCCTACCAGCTGCTGAAGAGGCACCTGCAGGAGCGCCAGAACAACCAGATATGGAACATAATCCAAGAGCACCTCTACATCGACATCTTCGACGGCATGCCGCGCAGCAAGAGCCAGATCGACGCCATGTCGGGCAGCTTGGCCGGAGAGGCCAAGCGAGAAGCGAACAAGGCCAAG GTTTACTACGGCCTGCTGAAGGAGCCAGAAATCGAGCTCCCCCTAGACGACGAGGACGAGGAGGCGGAGAACGAGGAGGGTAAACCCAAGAAGAAAAAGCCCAAAAAGGACAGCGCCGGCTCCAAAAGCAAGAAGCAGGATCCAAACGCTCCTTCGCAGACCAG gATACCTCTACCAGAACTCAAAGACTCGGACAAGCTGGACAAAATCATGTACATGAAGGAGTCCACCAAGAGAATCCGCTTGGGACCAGACAACCTCCCCTCCATCTGCTTCTACACTTTTCTCAACGCATACCAG gGTCTAACGGCAGTGGACGTTACGGACGACTCCAGCCTGATTGCAGGGGGCTTTGCGGACTCCACGGTGCGGGTGTGGAGCGTCACGCCCAAGAAGCTCCGCAAGGTCAAGACCGCCGCAG ACTTGAATCTGATCGACAAAGAGTCGGACGACGTGCTCGAGAGGATCATGGACGATAAGACAGCCAGCGAGTCGAAGTGCCTCTACGGGCACACCGGACCGGTGTACGGCATCAGCTTCAGCCCAGACAG AAACTACCTGTTGTCGAGCTCTGAAGACGGCAGCGTGCGGCTGTGGAGCCTTCTGACCTTCACCTGTCTGGTGGGCTACAAAGGCCACAACTACCCGGTGTGGGACACGCAGTTCTCCCCGTACGGCTACTATTTTGTCTCGGGGGGACACGACCGGGTCGCACG CTTGTGGGCGACGGACCACCACCAGCCGCTGCGGATATTCGCCGGCCACCTGGCGGACGTCACCTGCAGTCGATTCCACCCCAACGCAAACTACGTGGCCACGGGGTCGTCTGACCGCGCCATCCGCCTGTGGGACGTCCTCACCGGGAACTGCGTCCGTATCTTAACAGGCCACAAG GGTCCTGTTCACGCGCTGGCTTTCTCGCCTAATGGGAAGTTTTTGGCCTCGGGAGCCACCGACGGGAGAGTCCTTCTGTGGGACATCGGTCACGGCCTGATGGTCGGCGAGCTCAAGGGCCACACGGACACCATCTACTCCCTCAGATTCAGCAGGGACGGAGAGATCCTCGCCTCCG GTTCGATGGACAACACGGTCCGCCTGTGGGATGCCACGAAAGCCTTCGACGACCTGGAGACCGACGACTTCACCGCCGCCACGGGGCACATCCACCTGCAGGATAACTCCCAGGAGCTGTTGCTGGGCACCTACATGACAAAGTCCACGCCTGTGATACACCTTCACTTCACGCGGAGGAACCTGCTCCTGGCCGCGGGCGCTTATAACCCGTAA